One genomic segment of Thermus aquaticus includes these proteins:
- a CDS encoding DUF7718 family protein codes for MVRRREVLIGPDRRLRFTMELDRGRPRSWAVQLEWYDPEEEGWVWVARYDTSGGTPHRDRNRIAAHEPVDLPQDPGKAARVAETDLARRAEEYIEAYRAAKAQGKEAW; via the coding sequence ATGGTCCGCCGCCGGGAAGTCCTCATCGGTCCCGACCGGCGCCTCCGCTTCACCATGGAGCTGGACCGGGGCCGGCCCCGGTCCTGGGCGGTGCAGCTGGAGTGGTACGACCCCGAGGAGGAGGGCTGGGTTTGGGTGGCCCGGTACGACACCTCAGGGGGAACCCCCCACCGGGACCGTAACCGCATCGCCGCCCACGAGCCCGTGGACCTGCCGCAGGACCCAGGGAAGGCGGCTAGGGTAGCGGAGACCGACCTGGCGAGGCGGGCAGAGGAGTACATTGAGGCCTACCGGGCTGCCAAGGCCCAGGGAAAGGAGGCCTGGTGA